Proteins encoded within one genomic window of Bacillus sp. F19:
- the manA gene encoding mannose-6-phosphate isomerase, class I, protein MEPLFFEPIFKERIWGGENLTSFGYDIPYTQTGECWAFAAHSNGQSVVKNGAYKGLSLGELWEKHRELFGNIAGDRFPLLTKILDANQDLSVQVHPNDEYAKIHENGELGKTECWYIIDCKDNAEIIYGHHAKTKEELIRMIENEEWDKLLRSVKVKPGDFFYVPSGTIHAIGEGIIILETQQNSDTTYRVYDYNRKDSQGNLRELHIQKSIEVTEVPFSANKLITQPEKIEGLTIDSLIECPYFTVQKWEIDGSASLKQQKPFLLVSVIHGEGELIHNGNHSFFKKGDHFLLPGEFGEFELAGKSELIISSI, encoded by the coding sequence ATTGAGCCATTGTTTTTTGAACCTATTTTTAAAGAAAGAATTTGGGGCGGAGAGAACCTGACTTCCTTCGGATATGATATTCCATATACTCAAACAGGAGAGTGCTGGGCATTCGCAGCACATTCAAATGGACAAAGTGTTGTAAAAAATGGCGCATATAAAGGGTTATCCTTGGGTGAACTATGGGAAAAACACCGTGAGTTATTTGGAAATATAGCAGGAGACCGTTTTCCTCTTCTTACTAAAATATTAGACGCAAATCAAGACTTGTCGGTTCAGGTTCATCCTAATGATGAGTATGCCAAGATTCATGAGAATGGAGAGTTAGGGAAAACCGAATGCTGGTATATTATTGATTGTAAAGATAATGCCGAAATTATTTATGGACATCATGCAAAAACAAAAGAAGAACTAATTCGGATGATTGAAAATGAAGAATGGGATAAACTGCTTCGTTCGGTAAAAGTCAAACCAGGTGATTTCTTCTATGTACCTAGTGGAACCATTCATGCGATTGGTGAAGGCATTATCATATTAGAGACGCAGCAAAACTCTGATACTACTTACCGTGTATATGATTATAATCGAAAGGATTCACAAGGGAATCTTCGTGAGCTTCATATTCAAAAAAGTATCGAAGTAACCGAAGTTCCTTTCTCAGCAAATAAATTAATTACTCAACCTGAAAAAATTGAGGGTTTAACGATCGATTCACTAATTGAATGCCCTTACTTTACAGTACAAAAATGGGAAATAGATGGATCAGCCAGCTTAAAACAACAAAAGCCATTCCTTCTTGTAAGTGTTATTCATGGAGAGGGTGAACTTATCCATAATGGTAATCATTCCTTCTTTAAAAAAGGAGATCACTTTTTATTACCTGGTGAATTCGGTGAATTCGAGCTTGCAGGTAAATCAGAACTTATTATTTCAAGTATTTAA
- a CDS encoding small acid-soluble spore protein H, which translates to MNKQRAQEIAASPVMANVTYNEAPIYIQNVDENNETARIYPIDEPQNEQVVPLSNLKEH; encoded by the coding sequence ATGAACAAACAACGTGCACAAGAGATTGCTGCATCACCAGTTATGGCTAATGTAACCTATAATGAAGCTCCAATCTATATTCAGAATGTGGATGAAAACAATGAAACAGCTAGAATTTATCCTATTGATGAACCACAGAATGAACAAGTGGTTCCTTTGTCTAACTTAAAAGAACATTAA